Proteins from a single region of Platichthys flesus chromosome 16, fPlaFle2.1, whole genome shotgun sequence:
- the psmg3 gene encoding proteasome assembly chaperone 3: MASPEAIIKSKQTEKDVNGVSTQVVCTEFSNYIFIVLTQYGKIGSLISVTPDSRSNDISTPTFSTKVLLGRDEPLTHVYAKNLVTFVSQEASNRPVLLGLALKDSSIDSIKQMKEIIKSCKVW; the protein is encoded by the exons ATGGCATCACCGGAGGCCATCATCAAATCGAAACAGACGGAGAAAGACGTCAATGGAGTTTCAACACAGGTCGTCTGTACGGAGTTCAGTAATTACATATTCATAGTTCTCACTCAGTACGGCAAAATCGGGAGCTTGATATCTGTCACACCTGACTCAAGATCGAATGATATCAGCACCCCGACTTTCTCCACCAAGGTGCTGCTGGGCAGAGACGAG CCTCTCACACATGTCTATGCCAAAAACTTGGTGACGTTTGTGTCGCAGGAAGCCAGCAACAGGCCTGTGTTGCTGGGACTGGCACTAAAGGATTCGTCCATagattcaataaaacaaatgaaagagaTCATCAAAAGCTGTAAAGTCTGGTAG
- the tmem184a gene encoding transmembrane protein 184A, whose amino-acid sequence MNVSMADVDPSAGNGSIVHLLEKSAASNETIIQTSNGSIIRDQMFLSTVAAQVLTGIFVWSALIITFHQIFMHLRSYTVPNEQRYIIRILLIVPVYSFDSWLSLLFISNNQYYVYFDSIRDCYEAFVIYSFLSLSFEYLGGESAIMSEIRGKPIESSCLYGTCCLGGMSYSIGFLRFCKQATLQFCVVKPIMAVIIIVLQAFGKYHDGDFSVTGGYLYITIIYNISVSLSLYALFLFFFATSDLLRPFEPVLKFLTIKSVIFLSFWQGMVLAILERCDVIPNALYIDGEEVGAGTVAAGWQNFIICIEMFFAAIALRYAFTCTVYQEKKNEVPDNIPQMTSISSGLKDTTNPGDMVQDAIHNFSPAYQQYTQQSTQEVVQPSANGKVVTGNMSSRKSDKIMLIASDDEF is encoded by the exons ATGAACGTCTCCATGGCAGACGTGGATCCCTCGGCCGGGAACGGCTCCATCGTCCACCTGCTGGAGAAGTCGGCCGCCTCCAACGAGACCATCATCCAAACCAGCAACGGCTCCATCATAAGGGACCAGATGTTCCTGAGCACGGTGGCCGCCCAGGTCCTGACGGGGATCTTCGTGTGGTCCGCCTTGATCATCACGTTCCACCAG ATCTTTATGCACCTTCGATCCTACACGGTCCCCAACGAGCAGCGCTATATCATCCGCATCCTGTTAATTGTGCCAGTTTATTCCTTTGACTCTTGGCTCAGTCTGCTCTTCATCAGCAACAACCAGTACTATGTTTACTTCGATTCCATTCGTGACTGTTATGAAG catttGTCATTTACAGTTTCCTGAGCCTGTCCTTTGAGTATCTGGGAGGAGAGAGCGCGATCATGTCCGAGATCCGAGGGAAGCCCATCGA GTCAAGTTGTCTGTACGGTACCTGCTGCCTCGGTGGTATGAGCTACTCCATCGGCTTTTTAAGATTCTGCAAACAG GCGACGCTCCAGTTCTGCGTTGTCAAGCCCATCATGGCAGTCATCATCATCGTCCTGCAGGCCTTTGGCAAATATCACGATGGAGATTTTAG CGTGACTGGAGGATACCTGTATATCACAATCATCTACAACATCTCGGTCAGCCTGTCGCTTTACGCcctgttcctcttcttcttcgcaACAAGCGACCTGCTCAGGCCTTTCGAGCCGGTGCTCAAATTCCTCACAATTAAATCCGTCATCTTCTTGTCCTTCTGGCAAG GAATGGTCCTCGCCATCCTGGAGCGCTGTGATGTCATCCCTAACGCGCTCTACATCGATGGAGAAGAGGTCGGCGCCGGTACGGTGGCAGCAGGCTGGCAGAACTTCATCATCTGCATCGAAATGTTCTTCGCCGCCATTGCTCTCCGATATGCCTTCACCTGTACCGTGTACcaggagaaaaagaatgaaGTGCCAG ACAACATCCCCCAGATGACGAGCATCTCCAGTGGCCTGAAGGACACCACAAACCCCGGAGACATGGTGCAGGATGCCATCCACAACTTCTCGCCGGCCTACCAGCAGTACACCCAGCAGTCCACGCAGGAGGTGGTCCAGCCCAGCGCCAACGGAAAAGTGGTCACGGGCAACATGAGCTCCCGCAAGTCCGACAAAATCATGCTGATTGCCTCCGATGATGAATTCTAG
- the mafk gene encoding transcription factor MafK, whose translation MQGMTTHFKTSKALKVKKEAGENDPALSDDELVVMSVRELNQHLRGLTKEDVVRLKQRRRTLKNRGYAASCRIKRVSQKEELERQKIDLQQEVDKLARENASMRMELDDLRAKYEALQCFARTVTRGPLSPGKVANTSVITMVKSANRHNSSSPTPFSTLS comes from the exons ATGCAGGGAATGACGACTCATTTCAAGACGAGCAAAGCTTTAAAG GTCAAGAAGGAGGCGGGCGAGAATGACCCAGCGCTCAGCGACGACGAGCTGGTGGTCATGTCCGTGCGGGAGCTCAACCAGCACCTGCGTGGGCTGACCAAGGAGGACGTCGTGCGGCTCAAGCAGCGGCGGCGGACCCTGAAGAACCGGGGCTACGCTGCCAGCTGCCGCATCAAGCGGGTCTCCCagaaggaggagctggagcggcAGAAGAtagacctgcagcaggaggtggacAAGCTGGCCCGGGAGAACGCCAGCATGCGGATGGAGCTGGACGACCTGCGAGCCAAGTACGAGGCCCTGCAGTGTTTCGCCCGGACTGTGACCCGCGGGCCCCTCTCGCCGGGCAAGGTGGCCAACACCAGCGTCATCACCATGGTCAAGTCGGCCAACAGGCACAACAGCTCCAGCCCGACCCCGTTCTCGACCCTGTCCTAG